Proteins encoded together in one Mastomys coucha isolate ucsf_1 unplaced genomic scaffold, UCSF_Mcou_1 pScaffold16, whole genome shotgun sequence window:
- the CUNH4orf17 gene encoding uncharacterized protein C4orf17 homolog isoform X2 — MLHCSNLFSPLERNESPLTKFNNPPSAASPENPSIRGLSPAPPKVPSRPHSESCRKSSQYSKTSRDNPLVKNKDEYKAKSPLASSRPYFVASDVMSTKMDGQENTVRIPNYLDQEIKILAKLSDILHTDSLTEVLDWLLQASTKEKEWVSALIHTELAERNLLASHRTNTTAEAASEPRKPHTALTTPTADLLQNSRAKLKELTGSREHQLHRRLNTEATRMSSQGSTGNKPVSQEAETPFFIRRNKKKIPVTEYFSNPKSPLRPNTLGSRSAKPGSARSVQGYSPQRAFYP; from the exons ATGCTGCATTGCTCCAACCTGTTTAGTCCTTTAGAGAGGAATGAGTCACCATTAACAAAATTCAATAACCCACCCAGTGCTGCATCCCCAGAGAACCCAAGTATCCGAGGACTGTCACCAGCCCCACCCAAAGTGCCCTCAAGACCTCACTCTG AGTCATGTAGAAAATCCAGTCAGTACTCCAAAACTTCCAGAGACAATCCCTTGGTGAAAAATAAG GATGAATATAAAGCTAAAAGTCCACTAGCATCCTCAAGGCCATATTTTGTGGCCTCAGATGTGATGAGCACCAAGATGGATGGACAGGAAAACACAGTGCGCATACCAAACTACCTGGATCAGGAGATAAAG ATCCTGGCAAAGCTCAGTGACATTTTACACACCGATTCTCTGACAGAGGTTCTGGACTGGCTGCTTCAAGCAAGTACCAAAG AAAAGGAGTGGGTATCAGCTCTGATTCATACTGAACTAGCTGAGAGGAACCTGCTGGCTAGCCACAGAACAAACACCACAGCAGAAGCAGCCTCAGAGCCCAGGAAGCCACACACGGCTCTGACAACCCCTACAGCCGACCTGCTGCAAAACTCACGTGCAAAACTGAAAGAGCTGACTGGATCTAGAGAACATCAGCTACACAGAAGATTAAACACAGAAGCCACCAG AATGTCAAGCCAAGGATCCACAGGAAACAAGCCAGTATCACAAG agGCTGAGACCCCGTTCTttataagaagaaacaagaagaaaatacctGTGACGGAATATTTCAGCAATCCAAAGTCTCCTCTCAGGCCCAACACTCTGGGGAGCAGATCAGCAAAACCAGGGTCAGCAAGGAGCGTGCAAGGCTACAGCCCTCAGAGAGCATTCTATCCTTAA
- the CUNH4orf17 gene encoding uncharacterized protein C4orf17 homolog isoform X1, with product MTERNKACFIVRHTPHPRRVCHIQGLNNIPICTVNDDDLFPRMLHCSNLFSPLERNESPLTKFNNPPSAASPENPSIRGLSPAPPKVPSRPHSESCRKSSQYSKTSRDNPLVKNKDEYKAKSPLASSRPYFVASDVMSTKMDGQENTVRIPNYLDQEIKILAKLSDILHTDSLTEVLDWLLQASTKEKEWVSALIHTELAERNLLASHRTNTTAEAASEPRKPHTALTTPTADLLQNSRAKLKELTGSREHQLHRRLNTEATRMSSQGSTGNKPVSQEAETPFFIRRNKKKIPVTEYFSNPKSPLRPNTLGSRSAKPGSARSVQGYSPQRAFYP from the exons ATGACGGAGAGAAACAAAGCCTGCTTTATAGTGAGGCACACTCCTCATCCCAGAAGAGTTTGCCACATCCAAG GTTTGAACAACATCCCAATCTGCACCGTGAATGATGATGACTTATTTCCGAGAATGCTGCATTGCTCCAACCTGTTTAGTCCTTTAGAGAGGAATGAGTCACCATTAACAAAATTCAATAACCCACCCAGTGCTGCATCCCCAGAGAACCCAAGTATCCGAGGACTGTCACCAGCCCCACCCAAAGTGCCCTCAAGACCTCACTCTG AGTCATGTAGAAAATCCAGTCAGTACTCCAAAACTTCCAGAGACAATCCCTTGGTGAAAAATAAG GATGAATATAAAGCTAAAAGTCCACTAGCATCCTCAAGGCCATATTTTGTGGCCTCAGATGTGATGAGCACCAAGATGGATGGACAGGAAAACACAGTGCGCATACCAAACTACCTGGATCAGGAGATAAAG ATCCTGGCAAAGCTCAGTGACATTTTACACACCGATTCTCTGACAGAGGTTCTGGACTGGCTGCTTCAAGCAAGTACCAAAG AAAAGGAGTGGGTATCAGCTCTGATTCATACTGAACTAGCTGAGAGGAACCTGCTGGCTAGCCACAGAACAAACACCACAGCAGAAGCAGCCTCAGAGCCCAGGAAGCCACACACGGCTCTGACAACCCCTACAGCCGACCTGCTGCAAAACTCACGTGCAAAACTGAAAGAGCTGACTGGATCTAGAGAACATCAGCTACACAGAAGATTAAACACAGAAGCCACCAG AATGTCAAGCCAAGGATCCACAGGAAACAAGCCAGTATCACAAG agGCTGAGACCCCGTTCTttataagaagaaacaagaagaaaatacctGTGACGGAATATTTCAGCAATCCAAAGTCTCCTCTCAGGCCCAACACTCTGGGGAGCAGATCAGCAAAACCAGGGTCAGCAAGGAGCGTGCAAGGCTACAGCCCTCAGAGAGCATTCTATCCTTAA